The sequence GAAGACGATGGAAGTGATTGGATAGTCAAAAATGACGAGGTGGAAATTGTAGATGAACCTAATCCTGCTCCAATAGAAGAAGAGGAAGACATCTTCAATATTTCCCAAGTCAATTTATTGGATGAAATAGTAGAGAAGCCTGCCAGTCCTATCGATGACAAAAACTTCTCAGTAACCAAAGCTGCTGGAGAAGAAAAAACAGCTTCCGAAGTTGAAAATTTAGATCCTTTTGACCCTACGCTGGACTTACCAAGATATAAATATCCTACGCTCGATTTGCTGAACGAATACGATGTTCAGAAAGTGACGGTTTCTCGCCAGGAGCTGGAAGACAACAAAAACAAGATTGTTGAAACCTTGGAAAACTTTAAAATCGGAATCCAGGAGATCAAGGCTACTATTGGGCCAACTGTAACCCTCTATGAAATTGTACCAGAACCAGGGGTAAAAATCTCCAAAATCAAAAATTTGGAAGATGACATCGCCTTGAGTTTGGCCGCATTGGGGATTCGTATTATTGCTCCAATTCCTGGCAAAGGAACCATCGGTATTGAAGTCCCTAACAAAAACAGGGAATTGGTTCCTGCGCGAGCGGTACTGGGAACAGAAAAATTCATGCGTTCGGACAAGGACTTACCAATCGCATTAGGTAAAACCATTTCCAACGAAGTATTCGTGGCGGATTTAGCTAAAATGCCCCACTTGCTGATGGCTGGAGCCACTGGGCAAGGTAAGTCTGTAGGCTTAAATATGATTTTGGCCTCTTTGATCTATAAGAAACACCCTTCTCAGTTGAAGTTTGTTTTGGTCGATCCTAAAAAAGTGGAGTTGACTCTTTTTAACAAGATTGAACGACATTTCTTAGCCAAACTCCCAGGAGCTGAAGAAGCCATTATTACCGATACCAAAAAGGTCATTTACACCTTAAATTCACTATGTATTGAAATGGATAACCGCTACAATCTCTTGAAAGATGCGGGAGCCAGAAATCTAAAAGAATACAATGCGAAGTTTATAGGTAGGAAACTTAATCCTGAAAAAGGCCATCATTTCATGCCTTACATCGTTTTGGTCATCGATGAGTTGGCGGATTTGATGATGACTGCAGGAAAAGAAATTGAAGCCCCTATCGCCCGATTAGCCCAGTTGGCAAGAGCCATTGGTATCCACTTAGTAGTGGCGACCCAAAGACCTTCTGTCAATGTAATTACGGGTATCATCAAAGCCAATTTCCCAGCTAGACTTTCTTTCCGAGTTACTTCCAAAATCGATAGCCGAACCATTCTCGATGCAGGTGGTGCAGATCAATTGATCGGTATGGGAGATATGTTGCTTTCTTTAGGTTCAGATGTCACTAGGATCCAGTGTGCATTTTTAGACACTCCAGAGGTGGATGCGATCTGTGATTGGATTGGAGAGCAAAAAGGTTATTCCGATGCACACTTACTTCCAGAATTTGAAGGAGAGGACGGAGATGGATCGGTAGGAGATGTGGACCTTTCAGATAGAGACCCACTTTTTGACGATGCAGCCAAGCTAATTGTCATGCACCAGCAAGGCAGTACTTCCTTGATTCAAAGAAAGCTGAAATTAGGATACAACAGAGCGGGCAGAATCATTGACCAACTGGAAGCAGCAGGAATTGTTGGCGCGTTTGAAGGATCAAAAGCCAGAGAAGTCTTGGTGCAGGATGAAGCTAGTTTGGAACGGTTATTGAATAGCCTATAGTGGCTTTCAAATAGCGTTCTAAAAGCCTAGATTCCATGAAAAGATTTGCCCTAGTATTTACCCTATTTCTTTCTTTAAATTCTGTATTTGAAGCTTCTGCTCAAAAAGATCCAAAAGCCAAAGCGGTACTGGACGGGATGAGTCAAAAGTATCAGAGTATGAAAGGATTCACAGCTAGCTTTGACTATACTTACTCAGATCAAGCAGGTACCAGCGACCGTCAGAGTGGTGATATTTCAGTTAAAGGGAACCAATACAGATTGAAACTTCCTGATCAAGAAATATTCAATGATGGGAAAACTGTTTGGACTTTTATAGAAACTCCTACTTACAAGGAAGTGACCATCAATGATGTTTCCCAAATGGAAGGAGAGTTAACTCCCACCAACATTTATAAGATGTATGAAAAGGGTTTTAACTACAAATTGTTAGCAGATAAATCTTACCAAGGAAAACAAGCCAATGTTGTAGAGCTAGATGCTGAGAGCTCCAGTGCTCCTTTTCAGAGAGTAAAATTGATGATAGACAAAAACACCAAAGACTTATTAGGTTGGGAGATGTTTGACGGTCAAGGAGGCTCATTTACTTATGCCTTCAAAAATCTAAAGCCTGATCCAAGCCTTCCTGATTCCAATTTTGTGTTTGACCCCAAAAAACATGCAGGGGTAGAAATCATTGATCTTCGATAAACTTAGGCATCAAAAGTCTTTACCCAGTTTTGGATAAGCTTTAATCCATATTCAGTTAAAAATGCTTCCGGGTGGTATTGAATCCCCAGAATAGGCAGATCTTGGTGAACAAGTCCCATGACTTCACCTTTTGGGGTTTCCAATAATACTTTTAGCGTAGTAGGGATTTCTCCTAATTGTAAGGAGTGGTATCGGGTGACATTAAAGCATTCGGGCATACCTTCCATAAATGGGTGATTTGCCGTTTTTCTTACCTGATGGACTTTACCATGAATCGGAATTTCATTTTTCACCAACTTGGCCCCGAAAAACTCTCCGATTGCCTGATGACCAAGACAAACTCCTAAAACAGGTACTTTTTTATAATATTCCTCAAAAATCTGCATTAAGTTCCCTGCCTGGTCAGGCTTACCAGGACCAGGAGAAAGAATTAAAGCAGAAAATTCTATTGCTTGTATTTCCTCAAGTGAGGTGTCGTTTCTTACAATTTTTAATTCTACCCCTGCCTGACGAACCAAGTCGGCCAACATATGGCTGAAAGAATCAAAATTATCAATCAGCAGAATCATTTAATATTTCATCTACAATTTCCTCCAACCTCTCCAGATTCTCCTCCACTTTCGGGAAAAATGGTTCAATAGCCTCTACAATTGCCGGAGCAACTGGTTCTATAAAGCCCAAATATTCAGATTCTGCAGTCCATTGTTTAGGTAAATCCAATTTAAATAGGCTTGCTTGCCAGAAGAACAAACTGATAAAAAATGCGGCTTTCACAACCCCAAGAAATACCCCCGCCACAGAATCCAATGACCCTAACAAAACCATATCCATCGCTCTTTTCAATACCCAACCGACGGAATTGATTAAAACCAAGGTGAGTATAAAAATGACAAAAAAGCCAAGAATGGGATAGCCTAAATTGAATTCGGTTACATTTTCCTGTAACCAATCCGTCATTGGGTCCATGAAGTAAATCCCCAAAATAATGGCAATTACGAAACCAAAAAGGCCAAGGACTCCCATCAGGAATCCTTGTCTATAGCCTTCGAAAGCTCCAAGAACAAGTATGACTAGCAATATGATGTCTACTGTACTCAACTTAGCTATTCAATAATGCTTTCACCTTATCTGCAATAGCCTTACCATCTGCTTTTCCTGCTAATTGTTTACTGGCTACTCCCATCACTTTTCCCATCTCTTTTGGGCTGGAAGCTCCAGTTTGAGCAATTATTTCCTGAATCGCCTGAGTTAACTCTTCGTCAGTCAAGGCTTTTGGCAAAAACTCCTGAATAATCGAAAGTTCTGCCATTTCCACAGCATATAAATCCTCTCGGTTTTGCTCCTTGTAGATATCTGCAGAATCTTTCCTTTGTTTGGCAGCTTTGGTCAAGATTTTCATTTCTTCATCTTCAGATAGCTCGCCAGCTGCTCCTCCTTTTGTCTCTTCCAATAGGATTAAAGATTTCACAGCTCTCAATGCTCTTAATCTATCCTTATCTTTAGCGATCATTGCAGATTTAATTTCACTATCTACTTTCTGCTTTAAACTCATAAGCCCTAAGTTTGTGTTATTGGTTAAAATCAAACAAAAATACCTTTTTCGACCCGGAAATGACTAAACTGAGCGTAAATATTAATAAGATCGCCACATTGCGTAATGCAAGAGGGGCAAACAACCCGGATGTAGTCAAAGTAGCTCTGGATGCTGAGCGCTTTGGTGCTCAAGGAATTACCGTACATCCAAGACCTGATGAGCGACATATACGACATCAAGATGTGTATGACTTAGCCCAAGTTGTAACGACAGAATTTAACATCGAGGGATACCCCGACAAAAGATTTATGGATTTAGTAAAGGAGGTTAAGCCAGCCCAAGCCACGCTTGTTCCTGATCCACCCAATGCCATTACTTCCAATACAGGTTGGGATACCATCTCAAATCAAGGGATGTTAAAAGACATTGTAGCAGAGTTACAGGAATCAGGTATTCGGGTTTCTATCTTCATCAATCCCGAAGTCAGATATTTTGAACCAGCGAAATTAACTGGGACAGATCGAGTTGAGCTATACACAGAGCCCTATGCAGTTGGGTATCCTCAAAACAAAGAGATGGCAGTAAAGCCTTATGTGGAAGTTGCAGAGATCGCAAAAGAATTAGGATTAGGGCTCAATGCAGGACACGACCTGGATCTACATAACTTGGCATTTTTAAAGCAATCCATCCCCTACTTAGATGAAGTATCCATCGGACATGCATTAATTTGTGATGCGCTTTATTATGGATTGGAAAACACTATTCAAATGTATAGGAGGCAGTTGGAAGTTTTGTAATTAGTAATCAGTTGACAGTGGTCAGTAATCAACAAAGAGATATTAATTCTTCCCCTAATAAATAACCTAGACTTCCTTTTTCACATTTCGTAATTCGTATTTCAAAATGAAATTAAACTTTAAAAAATTAGGAACTGGCAAACCATTTGTGATCCTTCACGGACTCTTTGGTTCCGCAGATAATTGGCTCAGTATTGCCAAAGGTTTAGAAAATCATTTCACCCTATATTTAGTAGATCAAAGAAACCATGGAGATTCTCCGCACGCTGATGAGTGGAATTACAAAGTCATGGTGGAAGATTTAAAAGAGCTTCTGGATGACCAGAAACTGGACATGGTTTATTTGATGGGACATTCAATGGGAGGAAAAACAGCAATGAAGTTTGCATGCACCTATCCCGAAAAAGTGGAGAAGTTAATTGTAGCAGATATTTCTCCGAGATATTACTCAGTCCATCACCAGAAAATTTTAGAAGGCTTAAATGCCATTGATCTATCTTCTATTAAATCCAGAAAAGAAGCCGATGATATCTTGGCAGGTTATATCCCGGAGTTGGGAATCCGTCAGTTTCTACTTAAAAGCTTAGGGAGAGACTCTAACGGTTTTGTATGGAGAATCAATTTACCAGTGATTACCAAAAATATCGAGGAGGTGGGAAAAGCCTTAGAAGAAGGTGAACTGTATGATGGTAGGACCCTATTTCTTGCGGGAGAAAACTCGAATTATATCCAACAATCAGACTTGTCTGATATTGAGCAACATTTCCCGAAATACGAAGTGGAATTTATTTCCAATGCAGGTCATTGGTTGCATGCAGAACAACCCGAATCAGTCATTGCTGAAGTCCTTAATTTCATGAATTAAAAAAAGAGCTGTTCAATTAATGAACAGCTCTTTTATCATCTGCTTTATTTTACTCGCTTACCATTTTTGATTACCATGTCCACATCCTGCAAGAGGCTGATATGCCTTAGTACATCTCCTCTTACTGCGATAATATCTGCCTTTTTCCCTTCTGAGATTGTTCCTACCTGATCTGAAACTCCCATGGCAACGGAGGGCCAATAGGTTGCGGATTTAATTGCTAACATAGGGTCGTACCCAAATTCATTTACCCACACATCCAATTCATTCCATGTGCTTTGGCTATGAAATTTCATTGGAATTCCGCTATCCGTTCCGATTAACATCACTACCCCACTTTGTTTAAGTTGATTGAATTTGCGTTCCAAAGTAGGCTTCCTCACGGGTGTCAATTGAAAATAAGGCATTCTGCCTGGGTATTTTAATGAAGCTTTGATATCTGCGATTATAGAATCCGGTAGATCCAAATGCCAGGATGGATCATCTAATTTTTCTGGATTATCTCTAACTGATTCATAATTATACAAGCCTTCTACCGTGGGAGTCCAAAACAATGGCCCCATATTCATTTTGGCAGCTCTTTCCTGAATCATAAGCATAATATCTTCAGGGTATTCCGGCGCAGAAGATAACCCAGTGTGTTCGAAACAATCCACTCCTATTTTAAGGCCTATTCTAATTTCCTCAGGCCGATGTGAGTGCCCTACCACCGGTAAACCATATTTATGAGCTTCATCTACCACTGCCTGTGCTTCCTCCAATGTCATCTGATCTTGATCAATCAGCTTGATCACATCTACCCCGGCATCTGCCAGCTTTTTAACCTTCGCCCTCGCATCAGCTACCCCATTTATTCCCCAACGGAATGCTTCTGTATTTGGGTAAGGAGCTTTTTGAATAAAGGGACCAGAAACATAAATCGTTGGTCCTGGTATTTCTCCTCTGTTGATTCTATCCCTAACATTGATACTGGCTTCCAATGGTGCTCCTAAGTCTCTGGCACTAGTTACCCCTGCAAGTAATAACTGATGGGCAGAGGCTGGCATAATTACCGGGTCCAACACATTTATATAAGTACTATCCCAATGTGTATAATCACTATGACCATTGATCATTAAATGGACATGCATATCCCATAATCCCGGCATCACAGACATTCCTTCCGTCGAAATCACTTCCGCTCCATCCGGCACCTCCAAACTTCCTTCCTGACCTACAGCAACAATCTTTTCATCTTGAATCAAGATCACAGAATTTTGGATTGGGACACCTCCAAAGCCATCGATGAGCGTTCCTCCCACCAGGGCTTTCATATTCTGGGAAAAGGAAGAAAAACAGATAAGGGTAAATACTGCTGAAAACAAAAACTTCATTCTTTTCATAAATAGACCTTCTTTCTAGTATGCTATTAAGTTAATGAATTTGCCATATTAACCTTACCTTTCGAGCAATATCAGAATGAATTCAAAAAAATGCCCAAAGGAAAACTTTTTCTAATCCCCAATGTACTTGCAGAAAACACTGCCAATGAGGTGATCAGCCCTCAAATCAAAGAGGTGGTCAAACATACCAAGGTGTACCTGGTAGAGAATTTAAGGACTGCAAGGCGTTATATCAGCAGCCTGAAATTGGGAGTAAATATTGAGGAAATCCATATGGAGATTTTGGATAAAAAAACAAAACCTGAAATGATCAACCGATTAATGCAACCTCTCCTTAATGGTGCCGATATGGGAATCATTTCAGAGGCTGGATGTCCAGGAATTGCAGACCCAGGAGCTTTGGCAGTAGCGCATGCGCACGTAAAAGGAATTCAGGTGGTCCCACTTTCCGGACCTAGTTCAATGTTTTTGGCACTAATGGGCTCAGGTTTTTCAGGACAATCTTTTGCCTTCCATGGCTATCTCCCCATAGATAGAAAAGACCGGGCAGCTGCATTAAAAGCATTGGAGTCCGAATCCCTAAGAGAAAAGAGAGCCCAGATTTTTATGGAAACTCCATTTAGAAATAACCAAATGTTAGAGGATTGTTTGAGAACACTTTCCTCAAATACCAAACTTTGCATTGCAAAAAACATAACGGCCATGGATGAGCTGATCCTCACCAAAACCATTGGAGAATGGAAAAAACTCCCAATTGACTTACACAAAATTCCGACAGTTTTTATCCTTCAAAGTTTCTAAGACATGTTTACAATAGATGCCCATTTGGACTTAAGTATGAATGCATTGGAATGGAACCGGGATCTGACTCGCCCAGTTTCTGAAATCAATGCTAGAGAAGTTGGATTAAAGGATAAACCTGATCGTGGAAATGCAGTAGTTTCACTACCTGAGCTTAGAAAAGGGAACATTGGCTTAGTCGTAGCCACCCAAATTGCAAGGTATGTAGCCCCAGACAATTCTTTGCCAGGATGGCATTCTCCAGCTCAAGCATGGGCACAAACCCAAGGACAATTAGCTTGGTATCAAGCAATGGTGGATCAAGGAGAAATGTCTCAAATCCAAAATTTGGAGGAATTAAACCAGCATCTAGCTCTTTGGGAGAATGGGCAAGACAATTCTGCAAAGCCTATAGGTTTTATATTATCTCTGGAAGGCGCAGATTCCATTATCGATGTGAGTTATTTGGAAAAAGCTTATGAATATGGATTAAGAGCCTTGGGACCAGCTCACTACGGCCCAGGAAGATATGCCCACGGAACAGATGCCTCTGCTCCACTAAATCAAAATGGAAAAGAGCTACTTCGAAAAATGGATGAATTGGGAATCATCTTGGATGCTACCCATCTTTGCGATCAGGCATTTTGGGAAGCCTTGGATATTTATCAAGGCCCTGTATGGGCAAGCCATAATAACTGCCGCGCCTTGGTTGATCACAATAGACAATTTTCGGATGAAATGATTAAAGCATTGATTGAAAGAGGTGCTGTAATAGGAGGTGCTATGGATGCCTGGATGCTTAGTCCTGATTGGGAAAGAGGGAAAACTACTCCGCAAGAACGTGATGTAACATTGAATACCGTTTTAGATCATTTGGATCATATTTGCCAGGTGGCAGGAAATGCCAATCACATTGGAATTGGCTCGGATTTGGATGGGGCGTTCGGAAAAGAGCAAGCTCCTTATGACTTAGAGTCCATCAAAGATTTGGACAAAGTCCCTGATTTACTGAGGATAAGAGGCTACTCAGACCAGGATGTGGCAAAGGTAATGCATGGAAATTGGTTGAATTTTTTAAAAAAAGTATGGGCTTAATTGGGGAATAATTGGACAATTCCTTTGAGAATATATTGCATTAATACTTCATATTGAATTATTTAGCGAAAGCTAAACGCAAACCACCAATTTATGAAGTGTAAAAATTTACTCACCATTACCTTATTATTTCTTCTTACCCTTACTTATTCATATTCCCAAAAACTTCAGATTACTGCAAATCATTCAGATGCTAAATTCATCTTGTTGAATGATTATGATGACTCTGACAAACAGGAACTCGGAACAGGAGCTATAGAGTACAAACTTGAAAAAGACAGTAGAAATAGAATAAAGGTAACCAAGCCAGGTTACGAACCTGTCATTAAAGAATTCAACAAAGACCTGAAGTGGGATAAAGAGCAATATGTTTCTTTAGACTCAAGAAGAGTTGAGATTACAGCCGAACCCTATGATGCAGAAATCTACGTGGATGGAAGAATGATCGGGACCAAAGCTATTTATCTGATCATTCAAAAAGACCGTTTTCACACGGTAGAAGTAAAAAAACCAGGGTTTGCGCCCATTACGAAAAGTTATTACAATTCCCCTGACCGGGAAACCCCTCCTTCCAAGGATTATTTTGAGTTGAAGGATCGCCAAGTTAGACTGGAAGTAACTCCAGCAGATGGGGTGGTCACTGCAAATGGAGTCAGCGTTGGAAGAGGAAACCAAGACATCAAAATCCCCTTGAATGATTGCGTAACTGTTACAGTCAACAAAGACGGATATGTTGAATACACCAAAGTATTCTGTAACAAACCTGATACTGATCCAGAACCACCGGTAAGAGAAATCGCTCAATTGGAAGACAGATTGGTGAAGATTACGACCAACCCAAATGATGCTGCCATTGAAATTGCAGGAAAGAGAGTAGGTACAGGTAGCTATGACTTGAAGGTTCCTAAAAATGGAAGTGTGGAAGTTCGTGTTTCTAAAGATGGTTACGTACGCTACATCAAAAATTATTACAACCAACCAAATATGCAGGAACCTCCTGTGACGGATTTCATAGAAATGAATGTAGACGAGGCCTACACCTCTTCTGTATCTTCAGACTTGGCAAATGTACGAATCACTGTCCCTGTCAATACGGAATACACTTCTGAAGAAGCTTGGAGAATTTTAAGCTCGATTATCACCAGGTACTTCGACATATTAGAAACCGTTGACTACAACACAGGTTATCTGACTACTTCATGGCAGGTTCAGAATTTCCAGTCCAGTGTCATCAGAACAAGGGTAATTGTTAGTAGTGGCGGAAATTCAGACCAATTGGCCTACGCAATCAAGTTAATTAGCCAAGAGGCCTACCTCGACGGACAAAACTCAGTAACCGTAAAAGACGATGAGAAATTTGAAGATTGGGCTCGTATCCTAAAAAAATATGAGGGTCTAATCGAGGAAGTACAAGCAAGACTTCAACAATAAAAAAAACCACCATTCTAAACTCAGCCCTCCATGGCTGAGTTTTTTTTTGCCTGAATCGATAAAATCCCTAGAAATAATTACCGTTCAGGTAAGAGACAGAAAGTAGACTTTCAAAAATGGGTTATATTAAGAATCTAATTTTTCCAATTAAACCCAAAACATATGAAACCTATTGTACAGATCTCTTTGGATCTTACAAATATCGATGAAGCCCTGGAAACCGCTGAGATGGCCATTCGTGCAGGAGTAGACTGGCTAGAAGCAGGAACTCCATTAATTTTAGCAGAAGGACTTCATGGCGTCAGAAAACTCAGAGAAGCATTTCCAGGCGTCCCCTTAGTTGCAGACCTCAAAACCATGGATGGAGGCTACCTCGAAGCGGAGATGATGGCTAAAGCAGGGGCTACCCACGTGGTCGTCATGGCAAGAGCCCATGAGGAAACCATCAAATGTGTGGTACAGGCTGGGAAAGATTTCGGAGTAAAAGTCATGGGAGATAATATGGTCTTTCCCGATATGGTGGAAGGAGCGAAATTTTTAGAAGACTTAGGCTGTGATTATGTGATCCATCACATTGGGTACGATGAAAGAAGGGGTATAGCTGCTTCTGGTAGAAGAATGCCAAGTCCTCTTGATCAGCTTCAAGAAGTAGTGGGAGCTGTTAATATTCCAGTTCAGGCAGTGGGAGGACTTTCCCTAGAACAAGCCATTAAATGCCCTCAATATGGGGCTCCATTAGTGGTCTTGGGAGCACCATTGACCATCGATGCAGACTCATTCAAAACTGCAAGTGGAGATTTGGAAAGTTCCCTCAAGATGATTTGTGAGGCTATCCATAGTCAAGAAACTGTTTTACCTACAAAACCCTAAATCATGTCCAGCACGAAATCCGCAGCAGTAGTAAACTATGCTGAAGAAAAATATTCAGTTGAAATCAGAGAAATCTCCATTCCTGAAATTGGAGAAGAAGATGTATTACTGGAAGTAGAGAATGTAGGAGTTTGTGGCAGTGATCTTCATCAATGGACTTCAGATCACAGTTGGCCGGTAAACTATCCGGTGGTGTTAGGCCATGAATTCGGAGGGAAAATAGCCGCTATTGGAGATAAAGTTTCTGGATGGAAGGTTGGAGATAGAGTAGTCAGTGAAACTGCAGCAGTGATAGACAAGCAGAACCCCATGAGCAAAATTGGCTTATACAATTTAGACCCTACTAGAAAGGGGTTTGGATATGGGGTAAATGGAGCGATGACACGCTTTGTTAGAGTTCCTGCCAGATGTCTTCATACCGTCCCAGAGAATCTCTCTTTTGAAGAAGCTTGCCTGACCGAACCCTGTTGTGTTGCTTATAACGCTGTAGTTGGGAATTCTTCCATAAAACCTGGAGATCGGGTAATTGTCATTGGCCCTGGAACGATAGGGATTCTTTGTGCAGCTGTGGCTAGACTTTGTGGAGCCGAAGTAGCTGTATTGGGATTAGAAGCTGATAAAGGTCGATTAGAAATTGCCAGAAAGTACGGTTGTGAAGTGATTATAGGAGATGCCGAACATTGGGCTAGAAAAAGAGATGGATTAGGAGCTGATTTAATCATTGATGCTGCAGGGGTAAGTGCTACCTTACAGATAGCCATGAAATTAGTTCGACCAAATGGTCAAATCACGAAAGTGGGTTGGGGACCTCAACCTTGCAATTTTTCCTTGGATCCTATCATTCAGAAAAATGTAAGACTTCAAGGAAGTTTTAGCCACAACTGGCCGATTTGGGAACGTGTCATAGCCTTGCTTGCCAGTGGAGCTTTGGATGTCAAACCCATTATTGGAGGTGTTTGGCCTATTACCGAATGGAAAGAAGCATTTCAAAAAATGCATCATGGTCAAGTTGTCAAATCAGTTTTAAAACCTGTTTAATATGAGACTCAAAGGAAAAGTCATCATCGTCACTGGAAGTACCATGGGTATTGGTAAAGCTATTGCCAAGAAGG comes from Algoriphagus halophilus and encodes:
- a CDS encoding zinc-binding dehydrogenase, producing the protein MSSTKSAAVVNYAEEKYSVEIREISIPEIGEEDVLLEVENVGVCGSDLHQWTSDHSWPVNYPVVLGHEFGGKIAAIGDKVSGWKVGDRVVSETAAVIDKQNPMSKIGLYNLDPTRKGFGYGVNGAMTRFVRVPARCLHTVPENLSFEEACLTEPCCVAYNAVVGNSSIKPGDRVIVIGPGTIGILCAAVARLCGAEVAVLGLEADKGRLEIARKYGCEVIIGDAEHWARKRDGLGADLIIDAAGVSATLQIAMKLVRPNGQITKVGWGPQPCNFSLDPIIQKNVRLQGSFSHNWPIWERVIALLASGALDVKPIIGGVWPITEWKEAFQKMHHGQVVKSVLKPV
- a CDS encoding PEGA domain-containing protein yields the protein MKCKNLLTITLLFLLTLTYSYSQKLQITANHSDAKFILLNDYDDSDKQELGTGAIEYKLEKDSRNRIKVTKPGYEPVIKEFNKDLKWDKEQYVSLDSRRVEITAEPYDAEIYVDGRMIGTKAIYLIIQKDRFHTVEVKKPGFAPITKSYYNSPDRETPPSKDYFELKDRQVRLEVTPADGVVTANGVSVGRGNQDIKIPLNDCVTVTVNKDGYVEYTKVFCNKPDTDPEPPVREIAQLEDRLVKITTNPNDAAIEIAGKRVGTGSYDLKVPKNGSVEVRVSKDGYVRYIKNYYNQPNMQEPPVTDFIEMNVDEAYTSSVSSDLANVRITVPVNTEYTSEEAWRILSSIITRYFDILETVDYNTGYLTTSWQVQNFQSSVIRTRVIVSSGGNSDQLAYAIKLISQEAYLDGQNSVTVKDDEKFEDWARILKKYEGLIEEVQARLQQ
- a CDS encoding orotidine 5'-phosphate decarboxylase / HUMPS family protein → MKPIVQISLDLTNIDEALETAEMAIRAGVDWLEAGTPLILAEGLHGVRKLREAFPGVPLVADLKTMDGGYLEAEMMAKAGATHVVVMARAHEETIKCVVQAGKDFGVKVMGDNMVFPDMVEGAKFLEDLGCDYVIHHIGYDERRGIAASGRRMPSPLDQLQEVVGAVNIPVQAVGGLSLEQAIKCPQYGAPLVVLGAPLTIDADSFKTASGDLESSLKMICEAIHSQETVLPTKP